One genomic region from Bacillus rossius redtenbacheri isolate Brsri chromosome 6, Brsri_v3, whole genome shotgun sequence encodes:
- the LOC134532824 gene encoding RNA-binding protein with serine-rich domain 1-A-like, whose amino-acid sequence MARNKREVNNAKSDSDSDAGDKENKKEKTRDKKKKAASSSSSSSRSSSGSSSRSSSASSSSHSSSSGSSSRSSSSSSSSGSSSSSSASKARVKRKPGSPSRSQSKTPEQKKAKEKEREKEKEEKKRKPEKPTKPKPRSRSPSPRRKRKERSPTPRPVKIHVGRLTRNVTRDHVYEIFSAYGMVKAVEFSTDRFHPEMGRGFAYIEYSNPNEAENAMKHMDGGQIDGQEITAAPVLIPKPRPPPVRRSPPPVRRPLPRWGRSPPRYRRRTPPPPRRRTPPPRRRPRTRSRSRSPARRRRYSRSSSSSSR is encoded by the exons AT GGCTAGAAATAAACGAGAAGTTAATAACGCCAAAAGCGATTCTGATTCTGATGCCGGTGATAAAGAGAACAAAAAAGAAAAGACTCGTGATAAGAAGAAAAAAGCAGCTTCTTCCTCTAGTAGTAGCAGCAGAAG CTCGTCGGGCAGCAGCTCGCGCTCGTCCAGCGCCTCCAGCTCGTCGCACAGCTCCAGCTCGGGCTCCAGCTCCCGCTCCAGCTCCTCCTCCAGCAGCTCGGGTTCCTCGTCCTCCAGCTCCGCCTCCAAGGCCCGCGTCAAGCGCAA GCCAGGCAGCCCCAGCCGGAGTCAAAGTAAAACACCAGAGCAGAAGAAGGCAAAGGAGAAAGAACGTGAGAAAGAGAAGGAAGAGAAGAAGCGCAAACCAGAAAAGCCAACAAAACCTAAGCCTCGTTCAAG GTCCCCATCTCCACGACGCAAGCGTAAAGAACGCTCTCCTACGCCACGGCCAGTCAAAATTCATGTGGGCCGTCTCACTCGCAACGTGACTCGTGATCATGTGTACGAGATTTTCTCTGCATATGGCATGGTGAAAGCTGTAGAGTTTTCCACCGACAGATTTCACCCCGAGATGGGGCGTGGCTTTGCCTACATCGAATACAGCAATCCAAATGAGGCAGAGAATGCCATGAAGCACATGGATGGAG GCCAGATTGACGGCCAAGAGATCACAGCTGCCCCAGTGCTGATTCCCAAGCCTCGGCCCCCACCGGTGCGGAGGAGTCCCCCACCCGTACGCCGCCCGttgcctcgctggggtcgctctCCCCCCAG GTATCGGCGACGCACGCCGCCGCCGCCCCGCCGCAGGACCCCGCCCCCTCGGCGACGGCCGAGGACCAGGTCGCGCTCGCGCAGTCCCGCGCGCAGACGTCGCTACAGCAGGTCCAGTTCGAGCAGCTCCCGCTGA